A window from Pseudomonas alloputida encodes these proteins:
- a CDS encoding aldehyde dehydrogenase family protein, with amino-acid sequence MTTSHYIAGHWVEGQGSDCISVNDPALGQPFAELMAASVSQVDQAVAAARSALPAWKSTCASERAAFLRGFAEQLGQRREALVTVQMRNNGKPRHEAEIDLDDAIATFGYYAELAEQLPSKNRTVPLAAPGFTARTRLEPVGVVGLIVPWNFPLVTSAWKLAPALAAGCTVVLKPSEVTPLIEQAYGQIADALGLPAGVLNIVNGKAETGAALSNHNGLDKLSFTGSNSVGSQVMRSASAQCRPVTLELGGKSAIVVFDDCDVDQAVEWIVAGISWNAGQMCSATSRLLVQDGIADALLPRLQAALENLRVGNPLTEEVDMGPLTSQAQWLKVASYFATAREEGLQCLAGGHALDREGWFVSPTLYTDVPKDSRLWTEEIFGPVLCAWRFATEEQAIAEANDSRFGLVATVCSADLERAERVADALEVGHVWINSVQAVFVETSWGGTKGSGIGRELGPWGLSAYQSIKHVTRCLG; translated from the coding sequence ATGACCACTTCCCACTATATCGCCGGCCATTGGGTCGAAGGCCAAGGCAGCGACTGCATCAGCGTCAACGACCCTGCGCTGGGGCAACCGTTCGCCGAGCTGATGGCCGCCAGCGTGAGCCAGGTCGACCAGGCCGTCGCCGCTGCCCGCAGCGCCCTGCCCGCCTGGAAAAGCACCTGCGCCAGTGAACGTGCCGCCTTCCTGCGTGGTTTTGCCGAACAGCTCGGGCAGCGCCGCGAAGCGCTTGTCACCGTGCAGATGCGCAATAACGGCAAACCGCGTCACGAAGCGGAGATTGACCTGGATGACGCCATCGCCACCTTTGGCTATTACGCCGAGCTGGCCGAGCAGCTGCCATCGAAAAACCGCACCGTGCCCCTGGCTGCGCCGGGTTTCACCGCCCGCACCCGCCTTGAACCGGTGGGCGTGGTCGGCCTGATCGTGCCGTGGAACTTCCCGTTGGTGACCAGCGCCTGGAAACTTGCCCCGGCCCTGGCCGCCGGTTGCACCGTGGTGCTCAAGCCTTCAGAGGTCACCCCGCTGATCGAGCAGGCCTACGGCCAGATCGCCGACGCCCTGGGGTTGCCCGCCGGGGTGCTGAACATCGTCAACGGCAAGGCCGAGACCGGCGCCGCGCTGAGCAATCACAACGGCCTGGACAAGTTGTCCTTCACCGGTAGCAACAGCGTCGGCAGCCAAGTGATGCGCAGCGCTTCGGCGCAGTGCCGGCCGGTGACGCTGGAACTGGGTGGCAAGTCGGCCATCGTGGTGTTCGATGATTGCGATGTCGACCAGGCAGTGGAATGGATTGTTGCCGGCATCAGCTGGAATGCCGGCCAGATGTGTTCGGCCACATCGCGGCTGCTGGTGCAGGACGGCATTGCCGATGCACTGCTGCCGCGCTTGCAGGCGGCACTGGAAAACCTGCGGGTGGGTAATCCTTTGACCGAAGAGGTCGACATGGGCCCGCTGACCAGCCAGGCGCAATGGCTGAAGGTGGCCAGCTACTTTGCCACGGCGCGGGAAGAAGGTTTGCAGTGCCTGGCTGGCGGCCATGCACTGGACCGTGAAGGCTGGTTCGTCAGCCCGACGCTGTATACCGATGTGCCGAAAGACAGCCGCCTGTGGACCGAGGAAATCTTTGGCCCGGTGCTCTGCGCATGGCGCTTTGCCACCGAGGAACAGGCCATTGCCGAAGCCAATGACAGCCGCTTCGGGCTGGTGGCTACAGTATGCTCCGCCGACCTGGAACGCGCCGAGCGCGTGGCCGATGCGCTGGAGGTTGGCCATGTGTGGATCAACTCGGTGCAGGCGGTGTTCGTCGAAACGTCCTGGGGGGGCACCAAGGGCAGCGGGATCGGCCGTGAGCTGGGGCCTTGGGGGTTGTCGGCCTATCAGTCGATCAAGCATGTAACCCGCTGTCTGGGCTGA
- a CDS encoding purine-cytosine permease family protein yields the protein MSHSTGIETNGVEQIPADQRDASPLDLFRLIFGGANTFATAVLGSFPVLFGLSFQAGVWAILLGVGIGALILAPMGLFGALNGTNNAVSSGAHFGVHGRIVGSFLSLLTAVAFFSLSVWSSGDALVGGAKRLAGLPETDLTLGLAYGLFAVLVLVVCIFGFRFMLWVNKIAVWASSLLFLLGIVAFAGPFDAGYAGSVNLGQAGFWAAFVGAAILAMSNPVSFGAFLGDWSRYIPRETPKARIMLAVIAAQGATLIPFLFGLCTATLVATQAPDYIAANNYVGGLLAVAPSWFFLPVCLIAVIGGMSTGTTALYGTGLDMSSVFPRLLSRAGATLLIGVLAIGFIFIGRFTFNLVQSVSTFAVLIITCTSPWMVIMILGLITRRGFYHADDLQVFTRGQRGGHYWFLHGWNWRGMGAWIPSAAVGLCFVNLPGQFVGPLGDLAGGIDLSLPVTLGLAGVLYLLLLNLFPEPAGVYGPLGPRWVRCKSTAHTPVTTAEMA from the coding sequence ATGAGCCACTCGACCGGTATCGAGACCAACGGCGTCGAACAGATCCCCGCCGATCAACGCGACGCCTCCCCGCTAGACCTGTTCCGCCTGATCTTCGGCGGTGCCAATACCTTCGCTACCGCCGTACTGGGCAGCTTCCCGGTGCTTTTCGGGTTGTCATTCCAGGCGGGTGTGTGGGCGATTCTGCTTGGCGTTGGCATCGGCGCGCTGATCCTTGCACCGATGGGGCTGTTTGGCGCGCTTAACGGCACCAACAACGCTGTTTCATCGGGCGCGCACTTTGGCGTACACGGGCGCATCGTCGGCTCGTTCCTGTCGCTGCTTACGGCGGTGGCGTTTTTCTCGCTCTCGGTGTGGAGCTCGGGCGATGCGTTGGTCGGTGGTGCCAAGCGCCTGGCCGGCCTGCCAGAGACCGACCTGACCCTCGGCCTGGCCTATGGTTTGTTCGCGGTGCTGGTCCTGGTGGTATGCATCTTTGGCTTCCGCTTCATGCTGTGGGTCAACAAGATTGCCGTTTGGGCCTCGAGCCTGCTGTTCCTGCTGGGCATCGTCGCCTTTGCCGGGCCCTTCGATGCCGGCTACGCAGGCAGCGTCAACCTTGGCCAGGCAGGCTTCTGGGCTGCGTTCGTCGGCGCGGCGATCCTGGCCATGAGCAACCCGGTGTCGTTTGGCGCCTTCCTGGGTGACTGGTCGCGCTACATTCCACGCGAAACCCCCAAGGCACGCATCATGCTGGCAGTGATCGCGGCACAGGGGGCGACGCTGATTCCGTTCCTGTTCGGCCTGTGTACGGCCACCTTGGTCGCCACCCAGGCGCCGGACTACATTGCCGCCAACAACTATGTCGGCGGCCTGCTGGCAGTTGCCCCTAGCTGGTTCTTCCTGCCGGTGTGCCTGATTGCGGTGATCGGCGGCATGTCCACCGGCACCACCGCGCTGTATGGCACCGGCCTGGACATGTCCAGCGTGTTCCCGCGCCTGCTCAGCCGTGCTGGCGCTACGCTGCTGATCGGCGTGCTGGCGATTGGCTTCATCTTCATTGGCCGCTTCACCTTCAACCTCGTGCAGAGCGTATCGACCTTTGCCGTGCTGATCATTACCTGCACCAGCCCGTGGATGGTGATCATGATCCTTGGCCTGATTACCCGCCGCGGCTTCTACCACGCCGACGACCTGCAGGTATTCACCCGCGGCCAGCGTGGTGGCCACTACTGGTTCCTGCACGGCTGGAACTGGCGCGGCATGGGGGCGTGGATCCCCAGCGCGGCGGTTGGCCTGTGCTTCGTCAACCTGCCGGGGCAGTTCGTCGGCCCACTGGGTGACCTGGCGGGCGGCATCGACCTGAGCCTGCCGGTCACGCTGGGGCTGGCTGGCGTGCTGTACCTGCTGTTGCTCAACCTGTTCCCTGAACCTGCTGGCGTTTATGGCCCCCTGGGCCCGCGATGGGTGCGTTGCAAAAGCACCGCGCATACGCCTGTGACCACCGCCGAAATGGCCTGA
- a CDS encoding nuclear transport factor 2 family protein, whose product MDQTLQVRQAAADLVAAFASNDTARYFACFSEDATFLFHTLPYPLLSRRAYEELWAQWQAEGFTVLACESGNAHVSLQGDVAVFMHDVATHIRIGGEEHPLSERETIVFRRHGDQWLACHEHLSVVTPA is encoded by the coding sequence GTGGACCAGACACTTCAAGTGCGGCAAGCCGCCGCCGACCTCGTCGCGGCGTTCGCCAGCAACGACACCGCCCGCTATTTCGCTTGCTTCAGCGAAGACGCCACCTTTCTGTTCCACACCTTGCCGTATCCGCTGCTGTCGCGTCGCGCCTATGAAGAGCTGTGGGCCCAGTGGCAGGCCGAGGGCTTTACCGTGCTTGCCTGCGAATCGGGCAACGCCCATGTAAGCCTGCAAGGCGACGTGGCTGTGTTCATGCACGATGTGGCCACGCATATCCGCATCGGCGGTGAAGAGCACCCGTTGAGCGAGCGCGAGACCATCGTCTTCCGTCGCCATGGTGACCAGTGGCTGGCCTGCCACGAGCACCTGTCGGTCGTAACGCCGGCCTGA